One Paenibacillus sp. FSL W8-0186 genomic window carries:
- a CDS encoding branched-chain amino acid ABC transporter permease: MLLQQLTNGLTIGMIYALIALGYTMVYGILKIVNFAHGDIFMMGSFLGLFFMKELDLPLYLAFLLSAVVTSGIGILIERLAYRPLRMADRIVPLISALGVSTFLISLAQKLWGTEMRPFPTAFGSRTYTLGSITFSEIQILILILSFILMLGLHLFVTKTKTGTAMRATSMSLTNAALMGINTNRMISLAFGIGSALAACAGIMVGIYYNAVYPTMGYMAGINAFTAAVLGGIGSIPGAMLGGVLLGLVETLGGAYISTQYKSVISFAILIIVLLIRPSGILGKKDINKV; encoded by the coding sequence ATGCTCCTTCAACAACTAACCAACGGATTGACGATCGGGATGATTTACGCCCTGATTGCGCTCGGCTATACGATGGTCTACGGCATCCTAAAAATCGTGAACTTCGCGCATGGCGATATTTTCATGATGGGCAGTTTCCTGGGGCTTTTTTTCATGAAAGAACTGGATTTGCCGTTATATCTAGCATTTCTGCTGTCTGCGGTCGTGACCTCCGGGATCGGAATCCTGATTGAGCGGCTTGCTTACCGGCCGCTGCGGATGGCAGACCGGATCGTTCCCTTGATCAGCGCGCTGGGCGTATCCACGTTTCTGATCAGCTTGGCCCAAAAATTATGGGGGACGGAAATGCGTCCTTTTCCGACGGCATTTGGCAGCCGTACTTATACCTTGGGCAGCATTACGTTTTCCGAAATTCAAATTTTAATTCTGATTCTGTCTTTTATTCTAATGCTTGGCCTGCATCTGTTCGTCACGAAGACGAAGACTGGCACGGCGATGCGGGCGACCTCCATGAGCCTGACCAACGCGGCTTTGATGGGCATCAATACGAACCGGATGATCAGCCTGGCCTTCGGAATCGGCTCCGCACTTGCCGCCTGTGCAGGTATCATGGTCGGTATTTACTATAACGCGGTCTACCCGACAATGGGGTATATGGCAGGGATCAACGCCTTTACGGCGGCGGTGCTCGGGGGAATCGGCAGCATTCCCGGAGCGATGTTAGGCGGCGTATTGCTCGGGCTGGTGGAGACGCTGGGCGGCGCTTATATTTCCACGCAGTACAAGAGTGTCATTTCGTTCGCGATCCTGATCATTGTGCTGCTGATCCGGCCGTCCGGCATTCTCGGCAAAAAAGATATCAACAAAGTGTAG
- a CDS encoding histidine kinase translates to MKWLKRSLFRKLLAVMLCVAILPFLMASVFAYRTISSSMEQQVIDLNQDAMEIISNNLKIYFEDLNMLTGSFYVDPQLMKYLRSTEVSAFQKLYIYNKVNTMYISRPEFHGVQYISRTKNLTFTSSDVGNNEMKKMLSDYDEIEGEATVYSVKKLGGKNILLIQKNLVDYPGATILGTLNIYVSLSEIDKVIHTQRLQDSAYFLMINEQKEFLYSSLEQATGVEPVHSKMAGIKGSFAGEMDGNKGVFIYLNNSNKTLLFTLVKYVSDSLINAPAYKTLNQSVVILLIAIIFVIIFAVILSYFIILPIKRLLRNMVRVEQGNFNIQKESQRLDELGILENRFYIMVRNLDEFMNREYRYRLELSTAQLKMLQAQINPHFLYNTMQYIGTVALKAKAYDLSDKIAELGSILRYSMDFRTDVVKLSMEVKHIEDYMSIQLGRFKNKLTYSMTCHPEATSMEVPKMLLQPLIENSIVHGIEKGRGYGSIRLEIDLAPNEETGKQVLLIRVIDNGKGIPAEKIEAIRNEYLEDKLHYGDNGIGLINVLQRLRLLYGSGFTWDMASVPYEATIISLTIALDKTGERNE, encoded by the coding sequence ATGAAATGGCTCAAAAGAAGCTTATTTAGAAAATTGCTGGCCGTCATGCTGTGTGTGGCGATTCTGCCCTTCCTGATGGCGAGCGTGTTTGCTTACCGTACGATTTCAAGCTCTATGGAGCAGCAGGTGATTGATTTAAACCAGGATGCAATGGAGATTATTTCAAATAACCTCAAAATCTATTTCGAGGATTTGAATATGCTGACAGGTTCTTTTTATGTAGATCCCCAGCTTATGAAATATTTACGCTCCACGGAAGTCTCCGCCTTTCAGAAGCTGTACATTTACAATAAAGTGAATACGATGTATATCAGCCGCCCTGAGTTCCATGGAGTTCAGTACATCAGCAGAACCAAAAATCTAACCTTCACTTCTTCGGACGTAGGCAACAATGAAATGAAAAAAATGCTTAGCGATTATGATGAGATCGAGGGCGAGGCTACGGTCTACAGCGTGAAGAAATTGGGCGGCAAGAACATTTTATTGATCCAGAAAAATCTGGTCGATTACCCGGGGGCGACGATCCTCGGAACGTTAAATATTTATGTGAGCCTTAGTGAAATCGATAAAGTGATTCATACTCAGCGTTTGCAGGATAGCGCTTATTTTTTAATGATTAATGAACAGAAAGAATTCCTGTACAGTTCGCTTGAGCAAGCGACTGGGGTCGAGCCTGTGCATAGCAAGATGGCGGGGATCAAGGGATCATTCGCAGGGGAGATGGATGGGAACAAGGGCGTATTTATCTATTTGAACAATTCGAATAAAACATTGCTTTTCACCCTGGTGAAGTATGTATCCGACTCACTCATTAATGCCCCTGCTTACAAAACGTTGAACCAATCGGTCGTGATCCTGCTGATCGCGATTATCTTCGTTATCATTTTTGCCGTCATTTTGTCCTATTTTATTATTCTTCCGATTAAAAGATTGCTTCGCAACATGGTCCGTGTCGAGCAGGGGAACTTTAACATTCAGAAGGAAAGCCAGAGATTGGACGAGCTTGGCATTTTGGAGAATCGCTTCTATATCATGGTACGGAATCTGGATGAGTTCATGAATCGGGAATACCGGTACAGGCTGGAGCTCTCTACGGCACAATTGAAAATGCTGCAGGCGCAAATCAACCCGCACTTTTTGTACAATACGATGCAGTATATCGGTACGGTTGCGTTAAAAGCGAAAGCTTATGATCTTAGTGATAAGATCGCCGAGCTAGGATCGATTCTGCGGTACAGCATGGATTTTCGCACCGACGTGGTTAAGCTGAGTATGGAAGTCAAGCATATCGAAGACTACATGTCCATTCAATTGGGGAGGTTCAAAAATAAATTAACCTATTCTATGACCTGCCATCCGGAGGCAACTTCCATGGAAGTGCCGAAGATGCTGCTGCAGCCTCTGATTGAGAACAGCATTGTGCATGGGATCGAAAAGGGCCGAGGTTACGGAAGCATCCGGCTTGAAATAGATTTAGCCCCAAACGAGGAAACAGGAAAGCAAGTTCTCCTAATTCGCGTAATCGACAACGGCAAGGGAATACCGGCTGAAAAAATCGAGGCGATCCGCAATGAGTATTTAGAGGATAAGCTGCATTACGGCGATAACGGGATCGGTTTAATTAACGTGTTACAGCGGCTGCGGCTGCTATATGGCTCCGGTTTCACATGGGACATGGCCAGCGTGCCTTATGAGGCGACGATTATTTCATTAACTATCGCATTGGACAAGACAGGAGAAAGGAACGAATAG
- a CDS encoding response regulator: MRVLIVDDEEHVREGIDLAVDWEQFDIDERFQAENGSEALEMIRRHKPGIVFCDMSMPEMNGIQLLDLIRRDYPDIQIIVVSGYDDFIYTQATIRAKGVDYILKPFKKRDLEQALSQAVALCKQRESSMRAKRDTGFLVQQADYVVMEQKMSQMLKGDDTSMPELENYCRKLGMSPSCVRISLILMRNGSSLMKRRYDGDSGLFSFAVKNIAEESLEGFGSHLLFHFEEELWVLVTGETPGSEMTSSLNFYIRKMTEAWNSTIGLKTFTGVSRQVSGLLQIQQQYWSARAELTQSPILAGQRAGLDRPVLSDRELQLNIALENGDKQRIEEVIHGFTDELQQCGNVTLADLQRYTKEANYMTERACLQMDKDMEGLSLSIWISYIEEWGSKWIQQWWRLIEECGNHGYEGRSIQLIHDYIEQHFHENFSLNELSERFHFSPQHIARRFKEKYNMTVITYQTGLRMQKAKSLLEHTDLPVVKISEMIGYQDESYFSKVFRRQHGLSPLKYRKMVRGS, from the coding sequence ATGAGAGTTTTAATTGTCGATGACGAGGAGCATGTCAGGGAAGGAATTGATCTGGCGGTAGATTGGGAACAGTTCGATATTGATGAGCGATTCCAGGCCGAGAATGGGAGCGAGGCATTGGAGATGATACGCCGGCATAAGCCGGGAATCGTGTTTTGTGATATGAGCATGCCGGAGATGAACGGGATTCAACTGCTGGATCTCATTCGCCGCGATTACCCGGACATTCAGATTATCGTCGTCAGCGGATACGATGACTTTATTTACACCCAGGCTACGATTCGCGCTAAAGGCGTAGATTATATATTGAAGCCCTTTAAGAAGCGAGATCTCGAACAAGCGCTGTCGCAGGCAGTTGCCTTGTGCAAGCAGCGGGAGAGCAGTATGCGGGCCAAGCGGGATACGGGGTTCCTTGTGCAGCAGGCGGATTATGTCGTGATGGAGCAGAAGATGTCCCAGATGTTAAAAGGGGATGACACATCCATGCCTGAATTGGAGAATTACTGCCGTAAACTCGGCATGTCGCCAAGCTGTGTCAGAATTTCCCTCATATTAATGAGGAATGGCTCCAGTCTGATGAAGCGGCGTTATGACGGAGATAGCGGATTGTTCTCCTTCGCGGTCAAGAATATAGCTGAAGAATCGTTAGAGGGGTTTGGAAGTCATCTTTTGTTCCATTTTGAGGAAGAATTATGGGTGTTGGTTACAGGAGAAACTCCGGGCAGCGAAATGACGAGCTCATTGAATTTCTATATCCGTAAAATGACGGAGGCATGGAATTCGACGATCGGGCTTAAAACGTTCACGGGGGTTAGCCGGCAGGTCTCCGGTTTGCTCCAGATTCAGCAGCAATATTGGAGCGCGAGAGCGGAGCTAACTCAGTCTCCGATTTTGGCTGGGCAGCGAGCTGGCCTTGATAGACCCGTATTGTCCGATAGGGAATTGCAGTTGAACATTGCTCTGGAAAATGGAGACAAGCAGCGGATCGAAGAGGTAATTCATGGATTTACAGATGAGCTTCAGCAGTGTGGGAATGTTACCTTGGCAGATCTCCAGCGTTATACCAAGGAAGCCAATTATATGACCGAGCGGGCCTGCCTTCAGATGGACAAGGACATGGAGGGTCTATCCCTTTCTATATGGATCAGCTATATCGAGGAATGGGGAAGCAAGTGGATTCAGCAGTGGTGGCGGCTGATCGAGGAGTGCGGGAACCACGGCTACGAAGGCAGGAGCATTCAACTTATACATGATTATATTGAACAGCACTTTCATGAGAATTTTTCCCTCAATGAGCTGTCGGAGAGATTCCATTTCAGTCCGCAGCATATCGCGAGGAGATTCAAAGAGAAGTATAACATGACCGTCATTACCTACCAGACGGGGCTGCGCATGCAGAAGGCCAAGTCCTTGCTTGAGCATACCGATCTGCCGGTAGTTAAAATTTCGGAAATGATCGGCTACCAGGATGAGAGCTATTTCAGCAAAGTGTTCCGCAGGCAGCATGGCTTGTCCCCGTTAAAATATCGCAAGATGGTACGAGGTTCATAA
- a CDS encoding branched-chain amino acid ABC transporter permease — MSLRKTTAVGAAAAVLIVLPLVLQQVNDYWMHIVIMIGIFSILSMSLNVIIGYAGQFALGHAAFYGIGAYSAALLMIHFQVSFWIALPAAAMIAGFFGFLLGTPVIRLRGDYLGIVTLGFGEIVRLIFVNWVDVTRGPMGLPGIPAPTLFGYTFSGKTEFYYLILALALLTFFVIHRIVHSGVGLSLMTLREDETLAQSIGIRPNKYKLLAFTVGAFFAGIAGAFWASYISFVSPDAFRYLDSVNILAMVILGGSASLPGSVLGAVILVLAPELLRYMSDYRMMLLGLAIVLMMIFKPTGFWGEKHRKYNFYGMVRKGEDK, encoded by the coding sequence TTGAGCTTAAGAAAAACAACGGCAGTAGGAGCGGCGGCTGCCGTATTGATCGTTCTGCCTTTGGTGCTGCAGCAGGTCAACGATTACTGGATGCACATCGTGATCATGATCGGGATTTTCTCCATCCTGTCAATGAGCCTCAACGTCATTATCGGATATGCCGGACAGTTCGCGCTCGGACACGCTGCTTTCTATGGCATTGGCGCTTACTCCGCGGCCCTGCTCATGATACATTTTCAAGTTTCATTCTGGATCGCACTGCCTGCCGCCGCTATGATTGCAGGATTCTTCGGCTTTTTGCTGGGAACTCCGGTCATTCGCCTGAGGGGGGACTATCTCGGGATCGTAACGCTCGGCTTTGGAGAAATCGTGCGGCTCATTTTCGTCAATTGGGTGGATGTAACGCGCGGGCCTATGGGCTTGCCGGGGATTCCTGCGCCGACTTTGTTCGGCTACACCTTTAGCGGCAAAACGGAGTTTTATTATTTGATTCTGGCGCTTGCGCTCCTTACTTTTTTTGTCATTCACCGCATTGTTCATTCCGGCGTAGGCCTCAGCCTAATGACCCTGCGCGAGGACGAGACGCTGGCGCAATCGATCGGAATTCGTCCGAATAAATACAAGCTGCTCGCTTTTACAGTAGGAGCGTTTTTCGCCGGTATCGCCGGAGCGTTCTGGGCTTCCTATATTTCCTTCGTCAGCCCTGATGCCTTCCGTTACTTGGATTCGGTCAATATACTGGCGATGGTGATCCTGGGAGGATCAGCCAGTCTGCCCGGCTCCGTGCTCGGCGCGGTCATTCTCGTACTCGCTCCTGAGCTGCTGCGGTATATGAGCGACTATAGAATGATGCTGCTTGGACTCGCGATCGTCCTGATGATGATCTTTAAGCCGACCGGATTCTGGGGAGAGAAGCACCGCAAGTATAATTTCTACGGCATGGTGCGGAAAGGTGAGGACAAGTGA
- a CDS encoding extracellular solute-binding protein, with protein MRKVMLMLLTSVVLLSLISGCAGGSSPKTNEGAGADSEKVTIKIMDFKTEITDKIKAMAADYMAENPNVIIEAQVTGNYDTLVKTRFAAGDGPDIFMTRAYTDIQDWSERLVDLSSEPWMDKVIPSSVPGMTVDGKKYGFPLAVEGYGFIYNKDLFAQAGIEKLPETLTELKEVNEKLKAAGILSYSEGYNSFWVLGQHLFNLPFAYEPVSEGMIEKMYKGEAKIADLKNLDGFFDVLDMTVDYGKGTDTIGLNYDNQVSEFASGKTAMIQQGVWAIDSITKINPDMNIGMFAIPLNDNPEDTKMPVGVSTYYSINKDSKAIEESKKFLTWLHENGQKYIVDSYKMIPAFTDLETTADLGPLAEDLDKYLKDEKTLIWSFQLWPSGIAEDFTVPLQAYVGEQYDKDQTIIELQNIWDQKVRK; from the coding sequence ATGCGCAAGGTTATGTTAATGCTTCTCACCAGTGTTGTACTTTTGTCCCTGATCAGCGGATGCGCTGGCGGAAGCAGCCCGAAAACCAATGAGGGAGCAGGGGCGGATTCCGAAAAAGTAACGATTAAAATTATGGATTTCAAGACGGAAATCACGGATAAAATCAAAGCGATGGCCGCCGACTATATGGCAGAAAATCCAAATGTCATTATTGAGGCCCAGGTTACCGGCAATTACGATACGCTGGTGAAAACCCGCTTTGCAGCCGGGGACGGCCCGGATATTTTCATGACGAGAGCTTATACGGACATTCAGGATTGGTCGGAAAGACTTGTTGATTTGTCCAGTGAGCCGTGGATGGACAAGGTTATACCTTCGTCCGTACCAGGGATGACCGTCGATGGCAAGAAATACGGCTTCCCGCTAGCGGTTGAGGGCTATGGCTTCATTTATAACAAGGATTTGTTCGCGCAAGCAGGCATCGAGAAGCTGCCTGAGACATTAACGGAATTGAAGGAAGTCAACGAGAAATTGAAGGCGGCAGGCATTCTATCCTACTCTGAAGGCTATAACTCGTTCTGGGTGCTCGGCCAGCATTTGTTCAATCTTCCGTTCGCTTATGAGCCGGTTTCGGAAGGCATGATCGAGAAAATGTACAAAGGCGAAGCCAAAATCGCCGATCTGAAAAATTTGGACGGTTTCTTCGATGTATTGGACATGACGGTAGACTACGGTAAAGGTACGGATACGATCGGTCTTAACTACGACAATCAAGTGTCTGAATTCGCCTCCGGCAAAACGGCTATGATCCAGCAAGGCGTATGGGCGATCGATTCGATTACGAAGATCAATCCAGATATGAACATCGGGATGTTCGCGATTCCTTTAAATGATAACCCAGAGGATACAAAGATGCCTGTAGGCGTATCTACTTATTATTCCATTAACAAGGATTCCAAGGCGATTGAGGAAAGTAAGAAATTTTTGACCTGGCTGCACGAGAATGGTCAGAAGTATATTGTAGATTCTTATAAGATGATTCCTGCGTTCACGGACTTGGAAACGACGGCTGATTTAGGGCCTTTGGCGGAAGATCTCGACAAATATTTGAAGGATGAGAAGACGCTGATCTGGTCGTTTCAGCTGTGGCCATCCGGGATTGCAGAAGACTTCACAGTACCTCTACAAGCTTATGTTGGCGAACAATATGACAAAGATCAAACCATCATAGAACTGCAAAACATCTGGGATCAAAAAGTCAGAAAATAG
- a CDS encoding ABC transporter ATP-binding protein → MENVLELEKVSVKFGGLVALNNVDMTVRRGEILSIIGPNGAGKTTLFNLLTGIYQPTSGRIIYKSRVINKLKPFKRVGLGIARTFQNTRLLKNMTVLENVLVAHAECNGEGLLQSIFARSSTAKRRAAIVAECTQKLEVVGLAHKLDVLAGSLPYGEQRLLEIARALATGCEILLLDEPAAGMNAAEKAELVKKIRQLSKEFNIEIILIEHDIGMIMDISDRIVVLNYGQKIAEGSAEEIQNNPDVIQAYLGGEVEEL, encoded by the coding sequence ATGGAGAACGTACTGGAGCTGGAGAAGGTGTCAGTGAAATTCGGCGGGCTGGTTGCATTGAATAACGTGGATATGACGGTACGCCGGGGCGAGATTCTGTCGATCATTGGACCAAACGGGGCAGGGAAAACAACGCTGTTCAACCTGCTGACGGGCATCTATCAGCCGACCTCCGGCAGGATCATTTACAAGAGCCGGGTCATCAACAAGCTGAAGCCGTTCAAGCGGGTTGGCCTGGGGATTGCCCGAACCTTTCAGAATACGCGATTGCTGAAAAATATGACGGTGCTGGAAAATGTGCTTGTCGCGCATGCGGAGTGCAACGGGGAAGGCCTGCTGCAATCGATTTTTGCCCGGAGTTCTACGGCTAAGCGGCGTGCTGCCATCGTTGCGGAATGTACTCAGAAGCTGGAAGTCGTAGGCCTGGCACATAAGCTGGACGTCTTAGCCGGAAGCCTGCCGTACGGGGAGCAGCGGCTGCTTGAAATTGCAAGGGCGCTGGCTACGGGCTGCGAGATTCTGCTGCTGGATGAACCGGCGGCGGGCATGAACGCAGCGGAAAAAGCCGAGCTCGTGAAGAAAATCCGGCAGCTCTCCAAGGAATTCAACATCGAGATCATTTTGATCGAACACGACATCGGCATGATCATGGATATTTCCGACCGCATCGTGGTCCTGAATTACGGTCAGAAGATCGCCGAGGGCAGCGCGGAAGAGATACAGAACAACCCTGATGTCATTCAGGCCTATTTGGGCGGGGAGGTCGAGGAGCTTTGA
- a CDS encoding L-2-amino-thiazoline-4-carboxylic acid hydrolase, translating to MSQEKQDKLQEESQQKLNHDESLEPVSPYTIMAKLFAHLSKAVVDRFGEEGKDAIREGVRTFGEERGRDIARRAAAAGQPNDIHSYLPNYDMGRSDLFEYETEYHPVEIEQNFTRCAFGDQWKKDGMEEYGILYCQMIDPAIAKGYNPNFEVVHDKYLLKDGHCHFRFQMKSSEKEPGGEENGNQ from the coding sequence ATGAGCCAAGAAAAACAGGACAAACTACAAGAGGAATCCCAGCAAAAGCTGAATCATGACGAAAGCCTGGAGCCGGTATCACCTTATACGATCATGGCGAAATTATTTGCCCACCTCTCCAAAGCGGTCGTTGACCGTTTCGGAGAAGAAGGGAAGGACGCGATCCGCGAGGGAGTACGCACGTTTGGCGAGGAACGTGGCCGGGATATTGCCCGCCGTGCCGCAGCTGCCGGACAGCCGAATGATATTCACAGCTATTTGCCGAATTATGATATGGGACGCAGCGATCTGTTCGAATATGAAACGGAATATCATCCGGTGGAAATCGAACAGAACTTTACAAGATGTGCGTTTGGGGATCAGTGGAAAAAAGACGGCATGGAGGAATACGGCATCCTCTACTGCCAGATGATCGACCCGGCCATCGCAAAGGGCTACAACCCTAATTTCGAAGTTGTGCACGATAAATATTTGCTTAAAGACGGACATTGCCATTTCAGGTTCCAGATGAAATCATCGGAGAAGGAGCCTGGGGGTGAGGAGAATGGAAATCAATAA
- a CDS encoding Zn-dependent hydrolase has protein sequence MEINKDRLWARLMELGEIGKQSSGGVTRYSFTLDESRAKDLVIAYMKEAGLAVREDAAGNIVGRREGTNPAASVVLTGSHIDTVPDGGMFDGALGVLSAIEALQRMNELEIRNVHPIEVIAFTDEEGSRFGFGMIGSRAVAGTLRQEDLEQRDEQAISIADAMRNAGLAPERVGEAAKPPHEVQAYVELHIEQGRVLENLDEPVGLVTGIAGPLWQQFTLIGQAGHAGATPMHLRRDPLQAAAEILNYIFAEAKKYENAVATIGKLKTLPGGVNVIPGEVQFSLDLRDIDEAERDRLEASIHAYSQQVCEKLGVELRIDLLQRVAPAPSSPKVQEAVAQAGKLAGLSELPRLVSGAGHDGMQFSSLWPLGMIFVRSRGGISHNPEEWSSPEDCAAGTEVLYHTLLELANEG, from the coding sequence ATGGAAATCAATAAAGATCGTCTGTGGGCGAGATTGATGGAGCTGGGGGAAATCGGAAAACAGTCTAGCGGGGGAGTCACCCGCTATTCTTTTACTCTCGATGAATCCCGCGCGAAGGATCTCGTTATCGCTTATATGAAGGAGGCGGGGCTAGCCGTACGTGAGGATGCGGCCGGGAACATTGTCGGCCGCCGGGAAGGGACGAATCCCGCCGCCTCTGTAGTCCTCACAGGATCTCATATCGATACGGTTCCCGATGGCGGGATGTTCGATGGGGCGCTCGGCGTGCTCTCGGCGATCGAAGCGCTGCAGCGCATGAATGAGCTGGAAATCCGGAACGTTCACCCGATTGAAGTCATTGCTTTTACGGATGAAGAGGGCTCCAGGTTTGGATTCGGGATGATCGGCAGCCGGGCCGTGGCTGGAACGCTGCGGCAGGAGGACTTGGAGCAGCGGGATGAACAGGCTATTTCAATTGCCGATGCGATGCGGAACGCGGGCCTTGCGCCTGAGCGCGTAGGGGAAGCGGCAAAGCCGCCGCACGAAGTGCAGGCTTATGTAGAACTGCATATTGAGCAGGGCCGGGTGCTGGAGAATCTGGATGAGCCGGTAGGCCTCGTGACAGGCATTGCCGGTCCACTTTGGCAGCAGTTCACCCTGATCGGTCAGGCAGGCCATGCGGGGGCGACCCCGATGCATCTGCGGCGAGATCCGCTGCAGGCGGCCGCGGAGATCCTAAATTACATTTTTGCGGAAGCGAAAAAATACGAGAACGCCGTGGCTACGATAGGGAAGCTTAAAACTCTGCCAGGCGGGGTAAACGTCATTCCCGGTGAAGTGCAATTCTCGCTCGACTTGCGGGATATCGATGAAGCCGAGAGAGACCGGCTGGAGGCGAGTATCCATGCCTACAGCCAGCAGGTATGCGAGAAGCTGGGGGTTGAGCTGCGGATCGATCTGCTGCAAAGAGTCGCTCCAGCTCCCAGCTCTCCTAAGGTACAGGAGGCCGTAGCCCAGGCTGGCAAACTCGCCGGACTGTCAGAGCTGCCGCGATTGGTGAGCGGCGCCGGTCATGATGGAATGCAGTTCAGCTCCCTATGGCCGCTGGGCATGATTTTTGTGCGCTCCCGTGGCGGCATCAGCCACAATCCCGAGGAATGGAGCTCTCCCGAGGACTGTGCGGCGGGAACGGAAGTGCTGTATCATACTTTGCTGGAGCTCGCGAATGAAGGATAG
- a CDS encoding ABC transporter ATP-binding protein — MLEIQDLGVNYGVIAAVKQMNLHIQRGEIVALIGTNGSGKTSALRSISGLNKSIQGQIRFEGQEIMKLDPHKIVERGISQVPEGRGVFPDLTVLENLKLGAYVRNDKAGVAADIQGMFELFPRLEERKKQLAGTMSGGEQQMLAIARALMARPKLLLLDEPSMGLAPLIVKEIFAAIRKVNEEGVSILLVEQNATMALATAHRGYVMETGSIVVEGDAAELRNNDVVKSVYLGIG; from the coding sequence ATTTTGGAAATACAAGATTTAGGCGTAAATTACGGTGTAATCGCGGCCGTAAAACAAATGAATCTGCATATTCAGCGAGGGGAAATCGTGGCCTTGATCGGGACGAACGGCTCGGGAAAAACATCGGCCCTGCGCAGCATTTCTGGCCTGAATAAGAGCATTCAGGGACAGATTCGCTTCGAGGGGCAGGAGATTATGAAGCTGGATCCCCATAAGATCGTGGAACGGGGCATTTCGCAGGTGCCTGAGGGCCGGGGCGTATTCCCCGATTTGACCGTGCTGGAAAATCTAAAGCTCGGCGCCTATGTCCGGAACGACAAAGCGGGGGTTGCCGCAGATATTCAGGGCATGTTCGAGTTATTTCCGCGGCTGGAGGAGCGCAAGAAGCAGCTCGCCGGGACGATGAGCGGCGGGGAGCAGCAGATGCTGGCTATCGCCCGCGCTCTAATGGCCAGGCCGAAGCTGCTGCTGCTGGATGAGCCTTCGATGGGCCTTGCGCCGCTGATCGTGAAGGAAATCTTCGCGGCGATCCGCAAGGTGAACGAGGAAGGCGTATCCATATTGCTGGTGGAGCAGAATGCTACCATGGCGCTTGCGACCGCCCATCGCGGCTATGTGATGGAAACGGGCAGCATCGTCGTGGAAGGCGATGCTGCGGAGTTAAGGAATAACGACGTGGTCAAATCCGTCTATTTGGGCATCGGCTAG